GACCTCATCGTCGGCCAGCCCTCGATGAAGCCCTTCCCCCTCCTCGCCGGGATGCATCCCAGCTTCAAGGAGATACCCGACGCGGGATCCTTCAACAACGTCAACGTCGAAGAGGCCCTCAAGCTGAACCCCGACCTGGTGATCGCCAGCGTCACCTCCGCTCAGGGCAACAGGCAGCTCGCCGAAGCCGGACTGCCCGTCGTGGCCGTCCTCACGGGGAAGGCCGACGTCGAAAAAATCCAGAGGGAATTCCTCCTCGTCGGATCCCTCATCGGCCGCGAAGAACGGGCGCAGCGCCTGGTCGACTACTGGCAGAAGGTATTGAAGCTGCTGGAGGAGCGCACGGCCCCGATCCCTAGGGAAGAGCGCAAGCGCGTCTACTACATGTTGGGGAATTTCTTGCACACCAACGGAAGCGACTGGTGGGGCGAGTTCCTCATCACGACGGCGGGAGGGATCAACGTGGCCTCCGAACTCGGCAGGGGCAGGGACATCAACGCGGAGACACTGCTGCGGTGGGACCCCGACGACATCATCGTCAGCGGAAACGAAGGCAGCCTTCTCCCGCCGGCTGAACTGCGGGATCATCCCCAGATCGGGACGCTCCGTGCCGTCCGGGAAAACCGCCTCCACTACTGCCCCGTAGGCGCCTTCTGGTGGGACCGCCCCTCGCCGGAGGCGATCCTGGGCTTTCTCTGGCTGGGGAAGACGCTCTACCCCTCCCGTTTCGCCGACGTCGACCTCACCGTGGAGACGAAGGCCTTTTTCAGGGAGTTCTATGACGCCACGCTGAGCGACGAGGACGTCCAACTCTTTTTCAACCCCGCTGCCCTGGCCCGACAGTAAAGCTTCCCCCCAAAGCCCGAAGGCATTCCTCTGCGGAGGAATGCCTTCGGGCTTTGGGGGGGGGTGAGGCGAGGGATATCTCGTTTTGAGCGAAACGACGTTCTTATCGCTCCTTCCAGGACCAGAATCGGTGAGGTTTCGCGAAAGAGAGACTCACCTCTTCGGGGCGATAGTCCCATCCGTAGAATTTACCTTAAAAAATCCGTGCCTCGGCTTCGATGTCGAAACCGTAGAGATCGGGATGAAAGGTCCGGGCCATGAAGGGAAGTCCCAGAATCCCGTGGAGACTGCCGAAACCCCCGCCGGGAGAGGCGAACAGGAGGCCCTTCTCGTGATCCTTCGCCGCCACCTCGTCGGGCGAGAGGCGTTTCAGCGCCGGACTCTCCGGCGAGACGCCCGAGACGAGCGTGCTGGAAATGCAGCCGTTGCAGCGGAAAACGCACCCCGTCGTGGTGATCTGGAGGAACTTCCCACCGGGATGGAAGTGAAAGAGAGGAGCCGTCTCGATCGACACGGGAGTGACCACGAGATACGCTCCGGGAGCGATCTCCTCCATGCGGCCGGCCACGTTGCGGTAACGGCCGCAGGCCCCGGTCCGGCCCTTCTCGACCGAACAGGCCCGCTCGCAGACGGGGCATCTCATCGGCAGGGCCTTCCCTCTAGCGATTCCTTGGCAAATCGGATCCAAAAACCCCGGTCGTCGTTGTCGATGAGAAATTTTTCGATGCCGGCCTCGGCCAGGGCGTCACGAAACGCCTTCAGCCTGAAATCGGAGGTGCGCTCCCGGACCTGAGGTTCCCATCGGGGATCGCGCTCTCTCATCTGGGCGGTGATTTTCCTTTTCATATCGCCGTTCCCGAAGCCGCCGCCGATCCAGACATAGCCGCCTGGCGCCAGAACCCGCCAGACCTCTCGAAAGGCCCGGGCCGGCTCCTCCCAGAAAAAGACCGATCCCCGGCTGACGACCAGGTCCACCGAACCGCTCTCCAGGGGGATCCGATGAACATCCCCCAGAAGGGTGCTCACCCTGGAACCCCTTTCGCGCTCGGCGATGCCTTCCTCGGCGAAAACCAGCATCTCGGGGCTGATGTCCAGAAGAAGAACCTCCAGCTCGGTGATCTCGGCCATGGCCAGACCCAGCAGGCCCGGGCCGCTTCCCAGATCGAGACAGCGACCCCGGGTGATCCCCGTCTCTTCCTTAATGCGCTCCGCCACGACCGGATAAAGAGGGGCAAAGACCTCCCTGGCCGTCCTGACAAACTGTGCAGCGTCGGTCTTTTCCATCTCTGCTCCCTCCAGGAAAGGAGATGACCCCCGTCAGGTGACGCTCCGAAACAAGCCGCAGGAGCTCCGGCAAAAGGCCGTCCCGATTGTCGGAAGTCACCTCCACGACCCGCACATCCTGTCTGCTGCGGATCTTGCGCGGGAGCGAAGCCCCCGATCGCTTGAGGACGCCCAGGACCGGCAGCGGCGAATCGAGGCAGGCCATGACGGCATCGTGAAAGGCCACGGCCCTTTCCTCGAAAAAACCGATCTCGTCCATGACGACGGCGTCAACACGATCCTCCAGGGCCTTCCTCAAAAGAGACGCCCCCAAGCCGTCAAAGGCCGACGTGAGAGCCTCGAATCCCCGGTCGGTGCGCCGGGCGATCAGGGATGAAGGCGCCCCATGAGCGGCACCGAAAGGCTCGATGCAATAACCGCACATTCCTGTCCCATCGAAGGCGGGCCGCGTCCGGAAGCCGCCGATCCTCCAGTTCAGCCTTCGAAGCAGTCTGCCGAGGAGGGTGCTCTTGCCCGAGCCGACGGGGCCGGTCAAAAAGAGATTGAAGGGCGCGCTCTCTCCGGCCACGATGCCCCTCCTACTTCTTCCGCATCGAACGGATCAGGATTTCCCGGGCCTCTTCCTCACCCAGGTCGTAATGCCAGAAAAGGCGGTAGAAGTTTCGGGCCTCCTCGACGATATCGAAGTCGAAAATCTCCGGATAGAGCAGGTTGGCCAGCCATCTCAAACCCAGGACGCGGTTCACCGACGGCGGACGGTCGAACCAGCAGAAGGGATTGTCCGGAACGGCGTAGACGTGGCCGCTTTTCACGGCCTCGATATCCTTCCAGTGGGTGTCGCCTGCAATGCCCTCGCTGTAGCCGCCCCGAGAAGCTCCCCAGGCGATGATCAGGTCCGGGTTCCAGAGGAGAATCTGCTCCATGGATACGGACGACATCCCGACCTGAGGGCCCATGGGCACCTCCGCCACGTTGACGCCGCCCGCCAGATCCAGCACCTGGGTGTGGATGGAGCCGGCCGGATCGGTCTTCCGGCCGTCGGGCCCCTCGGCGTAGTAGACCCTGACTTTCTTGTCCTGAGGAATCCGAGCGGCCCTGTCGGCGATGGAGCGGACCGTCTCCCGGCAATACCGGGCCAGGACCTCGGCCCGCTCTTCCTCTCCCAGAAGCTTTCCCAGGAAAAGGTAGGATTCGTCGAGGCGCGTCAGCTCGTTGTCCACAAGGGCCACAGGGATGCCCGTCTGACTCTGCAGCTTGTCCGCGAAGGACCGGGCCGTCTCGTTGATGAAGGACATGGAGACGAAAAGATCCGGCTTGAGGGCCATGATCTCCTCCAGGTTGCCCGTCTGGGTGGAAAACCAGCCGCCGATGACGGGCAGGTCGCGATACTCGGCGGGGAGGAAGCGCTTCTCTCGGGGCCTGAGCTCGTAGTTCCACCCCATCAGCTGATCGGGGGCCAGGGTGTAGATCAGGGTCGTCCCGATGGGATTCGTGGAATAGACCTTCCGGGGGGAGACGGGGACGACAAGATGCCTCCCCGCCATGTCCACGACCTCCCGCGTCTGGCCGGCCAGCGCGGCGGCTGAGAGGCAGAGCAGGAAAAAGGAGGCGGCAAGCGACAATCTGAACCTCTTCACGATGACGGCTCCTTTCAGGAAACGCGCTTTTGGACACACCCGACGAGGCTGTCGGGAATGCAGAGCTTTAAACCGCCCTGCCTTGCGTCGAGGGAGATGATCCTGACGTCGATCCCGTACATGGCGCGGATGTTTTCCCTCGTGACCACCTCGGACGGAGAACCGAGCCCCAAGGGGCGCCCCTGCCTGAAACAGAGGACCCGGTTGGCGTAAAAAAAGCTCTGCTCCGGGAAGTGGGTGGAAAGGATCACGGTCAGTCCCCTGCGGGAGAGGGACTTCACCCGCTCCATGACCAGAAACTGTCTGCCGAAATCCAGGTTGGTCGTCGGCTCGTCCAGGATGAGAATCCTCGGCTCCTGGGCCAGCGCCCGCGCCAGGAGGACCAGCTGCTGCTCCCCGCCGCTGATTCGCGTGTAGACCTGATCCTTCAGGTAGGAGATATCGAGCATCGCCATGGCCTCTTCGGCCTTCTCGACATCCTCCTCCGAGGGAGAGGCGAAAAGCGCGAGATGGCTCGTCCGCCCCATGAGAACCACGTCCAGCGCCCGGAAGGGGAAGACGGCCCCCCGAGCCTGGGGCACGTAGCCGATGAGCCGGGCCCGCCGGGCCGGAGACCAGCCCTCCACGTCACGACCGTCGACGAGCACCTGGCCGGCCTGCTTCTCCAGAAGGCCCAGGATCGTCTTGAAGAAGGTCGTCTTGCCCGAGCCGTTGGCACCGAGCAGGCAGAGGACCTCGCCACCTTCGACGAACATCGAGATGTCCTCGACGACGGTCTTGCGGCCGTAGCCGCAGGAGAGCCCCTTCGTCTCGAGCCTCATCGCAGGGCTCCTCTCTCCCTGAGGAGAAGGAAGAGAAAGAAGGGGACGCCGATGAGAGCCGTCAGAACGCCCAGAGGGATCTCGACCGACGTCAGAATCCGCGCCAAGTCGTCCACAAGGAGCAGGAAAACGCCTCCGGCGACGATCGAGGCCGGGTAAAGGTCCTTGTAGTCGGGGCCCACGAGAATGCGGGCGAGATGAGGGATCACCAGCCCGACCCAGCCGATCATCCCGCTGACCGAGACCGAGGCGGCCGTCACCAGAGTGGCGCAGACGATGACCAGCAGCTTGTAGCGCATCACGTTCAACCCAAGGGCCGTCGCCTCCTCGTCGCCGAGAGAAAGGACGTTGAGACGCCAGCGGATGAGAAAAAGCGGGACAAGCCCCAGAAAAACGGGAACGGCGACAAAGCCCACGTCGGACATCGTGATGGACGAGAGGCTCCCCATGAGCCAGAAGGTGATGGTGGGCAGCTTGTCGTAAGGGTCGGCCACGTACTTGAGAAAGGACGTCGCAGCCGTGAAGAGGGACCCCGTCATGATCCCCGCGAGGACCAGCCCCAGGGTCCGGTCATGGCGTATCCTGCCGCTGAGCAGACAGGTCAGCCCCACGGCACCGAGACTGATGAAAAAGGCGAGCGCCTGAATCCCCACGACCCTCAGCGAGAGGCAGATTCCCAGAGTCGCGCCGAAACCGGCGCCAGCTGCCGCGCCGAGCAGGGCGGGGGAAGCCAGGGGATTGCGGAACAGCCCCTGGTAGCAGGCCCCCGAGGCGGAAAGAGAGGCCCCGATGAGCATCGCCGCCAGAATGCGGGGCAGCCGCACCTTGAAGACAACCGTATGAAGGACGTCCCAAGGCCCCGCATCGATCAGGGAGAGCCGGGCCGCGACAAGCTCCGCCAGCTGACGGGGAGAGACGGGATAGCGCCCCAGGGCAAAGGAGAGAAGCATCGCCGCCAGAGGAAGCACCAGATAATTCAGCTTCTTCCAGTCACGGCCTGTTGCTCTTTCGCAGGAAAGATCCCGCAGGGTTCCCGATTCCTGGCACATCGGAGGACACGTCCTTCCACAGAGTCAACGAGACAGCGGGAGCGGAGGCAGCGCCCCCACATTGTAGCAACTTGGTTGCATAATGCAACCATATTGCATGTATGTGTCGCTCTGCATGAGAATGACGCTTCCCTAAGGGAACCTCGGGCATGCACCTACGACAGACAACTCCCGGAGACAGCTGTGCACGCAAAGAGGCAAACTGCGCCGAACGGGAAAGGACTCCCCGCTCTGTCCTGGAGAGTCCTTTCGAAAACGCTCCGGGGCAACGGCTGTCTCCGCTAAGGAGGCGCCGCCTTCCCTGTTTGCAGAGAGGTCTTTCCGCCGTCCGCCAAAAGGGATGAAGAGGCGGCCTTACGTCCTTTCCCCCAGCACCTGAAGCCCCCATTCCTCCACCAGCCCTCCGGCCAGCAGGCGACGGTAGGAGGCTTCGGCCCGTATGTCGTCGACGAGGTCGACGGCCTCGGAGCAGATCGATGCGGCGGCCCGGAAAAGGGCCTCGTCGGGACTCTTTCCCTCCAGGAAGGCCTCTGCCTCGGCGACGCGGCAGGGGCAGGGGGCCATGGAGCCGAAGACGAGACGGACATCCTTCAGCCGCCCCTCCTCTTCGTGCCAGAGGGCCGCCAGGCTGCCGAGGCTGATGGCAAGCGTCTTTCTCCTGCCACCTTGCGGAAGAAGGGCCGCCCTCCGTCGCCGGGGATCGCGACGGCCCTCAGCAGCTCGCCCCGCCTGAGATCGGTCTTTCCGGGACCAATGAGAAAGTCCCTCAGGGGAAGAAGGCGCCTCTTTCCGCGGGAGAGAAGCTCCACCCGGG
The DNA window shown above is from Aminithiophilus ramosus and carries:
- a CDS encoding ABC transporter substrate-binding protein gives rise to the protein MKAPLRGILLSLVFILLAGSVPASAKTIVDMAGNEVDVPDKVERILITCYGGATHELTVLGGADLIVGQPSMKPFPLLAGMHPSFKEIPDAGSFNNVNVEEALKLNPDLVIASVTSAQGNRQLAEAGLPVVAVLTGKADVEKIQREFLLVGSLIGREERAQRLVDYWQKVLKLLEERTAPIPREERKRVYYMLGNFLHTNGSDWWGEFLITTAGGINVASELGRGRDINAETLLRWDPDDIIVSGNEGSLLPPAELRDHPQIGTLRAVRENRLHYCPVGAFWWDRPSPEAILGFLWLGKTLYPSRFADVDLTVETKAFFREFYDATLSDEDVQLFFNPAALARQ
- a CDS encoding class I SAM-dependent methyltransferase, which translates into the protein MAERIKEETGITRGRCLDLGSGPGLLGLAMAEITELEVLLLDISPEMLVFAEEGIAERERGSRVSTLLGDVHRIPLESGSVDLVVSRGSVFFWEEPARAFREVWRVLAPGGYVWIGGGFGNGDMKRKITAQMRERDPRWEPQVRERTSDFRLKAFRDALAEAGIEKFLIDNDDRGFWIRFAKESLEGRPCR
- a CDS encoding nucleoside-triphosphatase codes for the protein MAGESAPFNLFLTGPVGSGKSTLLGRLLRRLNWRIGGFRTRPAFDGTGMCGYCIEPFGAAHGAPSSLIARRTDRGFEALTSAFDGLGASLLRKALEDRVDAVVMDEIGFFEERAVAFHDAVMACLDSPLPVLGVLKRSGASLPRKIRSRQDVRVVEVTSDNRDGLLPELLRLVSERHLTGVISFPGGSRDGKDRRCTVCQDGQGGLCPSLSGRGGAH
- a CDS encoding ABC transporter substrate-binding protein translates to MKRFRLSLAASFFLLCLSAAALAGQTREVVDMAGRHLVVPVSPRKVYSTNPIGTTLIYTLAPDQLMGWNYELRPREKRFLPAEYRDLPVIGGWFSTQTGNLEEIMALKPDLFVSMSFINETARSFADKLQSQTGIPVALVDNELTRLDESYLFLGKLLGEEERAEVLARYCRETVRSIADRAARIPQDKKVRVYYAEGPDGRKTDPAGSIHTQVLDLAGGVNVAEVPMGPQVGMSSVSMEQILLWNPDLIIAWGASRGGYSEGIAGDTHWKDIEAVKSGHVYAVPDNPFCWFDRPPSVNRVLGLRWLANLLYPEIFDFDIVEEARNFYRLFWHYDLGEEEAREILIRSMRKK
- a CDS encoding ABC transporter ATP-binding protein — encoded protein: MRLETKGLSCGYGRKTVVEDISMFVEGGEVLCLLGANGSGKTTFFKTILGLLEKQAGQVLVDGRDVEGWSPARRARLIGYVPQARGAVFPFRALDVVLMGRTSHLALFASPSEEDVEKAEEAMAMLDISYLKDQVYTRISGGEQQLVLLARALAQEPRILILDEPTTNLDFGRQFLVMERVKSLSRRGLTVILSTHFPEQSFFYANRVLCFRQGRPLGLGSPSEVVTRENIRAMYGIDVRIISLDARQGGLKLCIPDSLVGCVQKRVS
- a CDS encoding FecCD family ABC transporter permease, which encodes MCQESGTLRDLSCERATGRDWKKLNYLVLPLAAMLLSFALGRYPVSPRQLAELVAARLSLIDAGPWDVLHTVVFKVRLPRILAAMLIGASLSASGACYQGLFRNPLASPALLGAAAGAGFGATLGICLSLRVVGIQALAFFISLGAVGLTCLLSGRIRHDRTLGLVLAGIMTGSLFTAATSFLKYVADPYDKLPTITFWLMGSLSSITMSDVGFVAVPVFLGLVPLFLIRWRLNVLSLGDEEATALGLNVMRYKLLVIVCATLVTAASVSVSGMIGWVGLVIPHLARILVGPDYKDLYPASIVAGGVFLLLVDDLARILTSVEIPLGVLTALIGVPFFLFLLLRERGALR
- a CDS encoding FAD binding domain-containing protein; the protein is MSLGSLAALWHEEEGRLKDVRLVFGSMAPCPCRVAEAEAFLEGKSPDEALFRAAASICSEAVDLVDDIRAEASYRRLLAGGLVEEWGLQVLGERT